In a single window of the Vicugna pacos chromosome 8, VicPac4, whole genome shotgun sequence genome:
- the LOC102529846 gene encoding trace amine-associated receptor 7a-like, whose protein sequence is MSGDWPPPAAAQLCYEHLNGSCVKTPYSPGPRLILYAVLGSGAALAVFGNLSAMISVLHFKQLHSPANFLIASLACADFLVGAAVMPFSTVRSVESCWYFGQRFCQFHSCFDGSFCYASIYHLCFISLDRYLAVTDPLLYPTRFTANVSGLCIAFSWLFSIFYSFSLFGTGANEAGLEDLVSALTCVGGCQIAVNQSWVLVNFLLFFLPTLVMIIVYSKIFLIAKQQARKIESVSNKTVRSSDSYRDRVAKRERKAAKTLGIAVVAFLISWLPYFVDSIIDAFLGFITPTYIYEILVWIAYFNSAMNPLIYAFFYPWFRKAIKLIATGKALRENSSKVSLFSE, encoded by the coding sequence ATGAGCGGCGACTGGCCGCCTCCCGCGGCTGCGCAGCTCTGCTATGAGCACCTGAACGGCTCCTGTGTCAAAACCCCCTACTCACCCGGCCCCCGCCTGATCCTGTACGCTGTGTTGGGCTCTGGAGCTGCCCTGGCTGTGTTTGGAAACCTCTCGGCGATGATTTCAGTTCTCCACTTCAAGCAGCTGCACTCTCCAGCCAATTTCTTGATCGCCTCCCTGGCCTGTGCCGACTTCTTGGTGGGGGCGGCTGTGATGCCCTTCAGCACAGTGAGGTCCGTGGAGAGCTGCTGGTACTTTGGGCAGCGCTTCTGTCAGTTTCACTCCTGTTTTGACGGGTCGTTCTGTTATGCTTCCATCTACCACCTGTGCTTTATCTCTCTCGACAGGTACCTGGCGGTCACTGACCCCCTGCTCTATCCCACCAGGTTCACTGCCAATGTTTCTGGCCTGTGTATTGCCTTCTCCtggcttttttccattttttattctttttccctttttggcACAGGTGCGAATGAAGCTGGGCTGGAGGATCTAGTAAGTGCTCTCACCTGTGTGGGTGGCTGTCAAATTGCAGTGAATCAAAGTTGGGTATTGGTCAATTTcctattatttttccttcccacGCTTGTGATGATAATTGTGTACTCCAAGATCTTCCTCATTGCCAAACAACAGGCAAGAAAAATTGAAAGTGTGAGCAATAAGACTGTGAGATCCTCAGACAGTTACAGGGACAGAGTGgccaagagggagagaaaagcagcAAAAACGCTGGGCATTGCAGTGGTAGCATTTCTGATTTCCTGGCTGCCATACTTTGTGGATTCAATAATTGATGCCTTCCTGGGCTTCATCACCCCCacatatatttatgaaatattggTTTGGATTGCTTATTTCAACTCAGCTATGAACCCCTTGATTTATGCTTTCTTTTATCCTTGGTTTCGAAAAGCCATCAAATTAATTGCCACTGGCAAAGCCTTGAGAGAGAATTCTTCaaaagtaagtttattttctgagtAG
- the LOC102538130 gene encoding trace amine-associated receptor 6, translating to MSSTSSPLAAAQLCYENVNGSCVKTAYSSGPQVILYTVFGFGALLAMFGNLLVMISILHFKQLHSPTNFLIASLACADFLVGVTVMPFSMVRTVESCWYFGQSFCTFHTCCDVAFCYSSLFHLCFISIDRYIAVTDPLVYPTKFTVSVAGISISLSWVLPLTYSGAVFYTGASNDGLEELSSSLNCVGGCQAVVSQNWVSIHFLSFFIPTLIMIILYGNIFLVARQQAKKIENTGSKTESSSDSYKSRVAKRERKAAKTLGITVIAFMVSWLPYSIDSLIDAFMGFITPAYVYEICCWCAYYNSAMNPLIYALFYPWFRKAIKVIVSGQVFKNSSANMNLFSEQM from the coding sequence ATGAGCAGCACCTCGTCCCCCTTGGcagctgcccagctctgctatGAGAATGTGAACGGGTCCTGTGTAAAAACTGCCTACTCGTCAGGACCCCAGGTGATTCTGTACACAGTGTTTGGCTTTGGGGCTCTGCTGGCCATGTTTGGAAACCTCCTGGTGATGATTTCCATCCTTCACTTCAAGCAGCTGCACTCGCCAACCAATTTTCTCATCGCCTCTTTGGCTTGTGCTGACTTTCTGGTGGGAGTGACTGTGATGCCCTTCAGCATGGTCAGGACTGTGGAGAGCTGCTGGTACTTTGGGCAAAGTTTCTGCACTTTCCACACGTGCTGTGATGTGGCATTTTGTTACTCTTCTCTCTTCCACTTATGCTTCATCTCTATCGACAGGTACATTGCTGTTACAGACCCTCTGGTCTATCCCACCAAGTTCACAGTGTCTGTGGCGGGGATAAGCATCAGCCTCTCCTGGGTCCTGCCCCTGACTTACAGCGGCGCCGTGTTCTACACAGGTGCCTCTAATGATGGGCTGGAGGAATTATCTAGCTCCCTCAACTGTGTCGGAGGTTGTCAGGCAGTTGTAAGTCAAAACTGGGTGTCGATACATTTTCTATCCTTCTTTATACCCACTCTTATTATGATAATTCTCTATGGTAATATTTTTCTTGTCGCTAGACAACAAGCTAAAAAGATTGAAAATACTGGTAGCAAAACAGAATCATCATCAGACAGTTATAAATCCAGAGTggccaagagagagagaaaagcagctaAAACCCTGGGTATCACAGTCATAGCATTTATGGTTTCATGGTTACCATATAGTATTGACTCATTAATTGATGCCTTTATGGGCTTCATAACCCCTGCCTATGTTTATGAGATTTGCTGTTGGTGTGCTTATTATAACTCAGCCATGAACCCCTtgatttatgctttgttttatcCTTGGTTTAGAAAAGCCATAAAAGTTATTGTGAGTGGTCAAGTGTTCAAGAACAGTTCTGCAAACATGAATTTGTTCTCTGAACAAATGTAA
- the LOC140697743 gene encoding trace amine-associated receptor 7a-like, giving the protein MSGDWPPPAAAQLCYEHLNGSCVKTPYSPGPRLILYAVLGSGAALAVFGNLSAMISVLHFKQLHSPANFLIASLACADFLVGAAVMPFSTVRSVESCWYFGQRFCQFHSCFDGSFCYASIYHLCFISLDRYLAVTDPLLYPTRFTANVSGLCIAFSWLFSIFYSFSLFGTGANEAGLEDLVSALTCMGGCQIAVNQSWVLVNFLLFFLPTLVMIIVYSKIFLIAKQQARKIESVSNKTVRSSDSYRDRVAKRERKAAKTLGIAVVAFLISWLPYYVNSIIDAFLGFITPTYIYEILVWIAYFNSAMNPLIYAFFYPWFRKAFKLIATGKVLRENSSTIHLFSG; this is encoded by the coding sequence ATGAGCGGCGACTGGCCGCCTCCCGCGGCTGCGCAGCTCTGCTATGAGCACCTGAACGGCTCCTGTGTCAAAACCCCCTACTCACCCGGCCCCCGCCTGATCCTGTACGCTGTGTTGGGCTCTGGAGCTGCCCTGGCTGTGTTTGGAAACCTCTCGGCGATGATTTCAGTTCTCCACTTCAAGCAGCTGCACTCTCCAGCCAATTTCTTGATCGCCTCCCTGGCCTGTGCCGACTTCTTGGTGGGGGCGGCTGTGATGCCCTTCAGCACAGTGAGGTCCGTGGAGAGCTGCTGGTACTTTGGGCAGCGCTTCTGTCAGTTTCACTCCTGTTTTGACGGGTCGTTCTGTTATGCTTCCATCTACCACCTGTGCTTTATCTCTCTCGACAGGTACCTGGCGGTCACTGACCCCCTGCTCTATCCCACCAGGTTCACTGCCAATGTTTCTGGCCTGTGTATTGCCTTCTCCtggcttttttccattttttattctttttccctttttggcACAGGTGCGAATGAAGCTGGGCTGGAGGATCTAGTAAGTGCTCTCACCTGTATGGGTGGCTGTCAAATTGCAGTGAATCAAAGTTGGGTATTGGTCAATTTcctattatttttccttcccacGCTTGTGATGATAATTGTGTACTCCAAGATCTTCCTCATTGCCAAACAACAGGCAAGAAAAATTGAAAGTGTGAGCAATAAGACTGTGAGATCCTCAGACAGTTACAGGGACAGAGTGgccaagagggagagaaaagcagcAAAAACGCTGGGCATTGCGGTGGTAGCATTTCTGATTTCCTGGCTGCCATACTATGTGAATTCAATAATTGATGCCTTCCTGGGCTTCATCACCCCCacatatatttatgaaatattggTTTGGATTGCTTATTTTAACTCAGCTATGAACCCCTTGATTTATGCTTTCTTTTATCCTTGGTTTCGAAAAGCCTTCAAACTAATTGCCACTGGCAAAGTCTTGAGAGAGAATTCTTCaaccatacatttattttctggcTAA
- the LOC102538392 gene encoding trace amine-associated receptor 8 — protein sequence MTSNLSQPAAVQLCYENVNGSCIKTPYSPGSRVILYTLFGFGSLVAVFGNLLVMTSVLHFKQLHSPTNFLIASLACADFLVGVTVMPFSLVRSVESCWYFGARFCALHSCCDVAFCYSSVFHLCFISIDRYIAVTDPLVYPTKFTVSVSGICIGLSWVLPIAYSSAVFYTGVSDDGMEELVSALNCIGGCQIVVNQQWVLIDFLLFFIPTLVMIILYSKIFLIAKQQAAKIENTGSKAESSSESYKARVARRERKAAKILGVTVVAFVIAWLPYTMDTLIDAYMGFTTPAYIYEICCWGAYYNSAMNPWIYALFYPWFRKAIKVILRGGLFKDSSSTISLFSE from the coding sequence ATGACCAGCAATCTTTCCCAACCTGCAGCTGTGCAGCTCTGCTATGAGAATGTGAATGGGTCTTGTATTAAAACTCCCTACTCACCCGGCTCTCGGGTGATTCTGTACACACTGTTTGGCTTTGGGTCTTTAGTGGCTGTGTTCGGAAACCTCTTGGTGATGACATCAGTTCTTCACTTCAAGCAGCTGCATTCTCCAACCAATTTTCTCATCGCCTCTCTGGCCTGTGCTGACTTTCTGGTGGGAGTGACTGTGATGCCCTTCAGCCTGGTCAGGTCCGTGGAGAGCTGCTGGTACTTTGGAGCCAGATTCTGTGCCCTTCACAGTTGCTGTGATGTGGCATTTTGTTACTCTTCTGTCTTCCACTTGTGCTTCATCTCCATCGACAGGTACATTGCTGTGACGGACCCTCTGGTCTATCCCACCAAGTTCACGGTGTCTGTGTCAGGCATATGCATCGGCCTCTCCTGGGTCCTGCCCATTGCTTACAGCAGTGCCGTGTTCTACACAGGTGTCAGTGACGATGGGATGGAGGAATTAGTAAGTGCTCTCAACTGTATAGGTGGTTGTCAAATTGTTGTAAATCAGCAATGGGTTTTGATAGATTTTCTGTTATTCTTCATACCTACTCTTGTCATGATCATTCTTTACAGTAAGATTTTTCTCATAGCTAAACAACAAGCtgcaaaaattgaaaatactGGTAGCAAAGCCGAATCATCCTCAGAAAGTTACAAAGCCAGAGTggccaggagagagagaaaagcagccaAAATCCTGGGGGTCACGGTGGTAGCATTTGTGATCGCATGGTTACCATACACAATGGATACATTAATTGATGCTTATATGGGCTTCACAACCCCTGCCTATATTTATGAGATTTGCTGTTGGGGTGCTTATTATAACTCAGCCATGAACCCTTggatttatgctttattttatcCATGGTTTAGGAAAgccataaaagttattttaagggGGGGACTTTTTAAGGATAGTTCATCAACCATTAGTTTATTTTCAGAATAA
- the TAAR5 gene encoding trace amine-associated receptor 5 — protein MSVVLNQDAEKHPMTFCYQVNGSCPRTVHPLGIQVAIYLACAAGVLITVLGNLFVVFAVSYFKALHTPTNFLLLSLALADMFLGLLVLPLSTVRSVESCWFFGDFFCRLHTYLDTLFCLTSIFHLCFISIDRHCAICEPLLYPSKVTVRVALRYILAGWGVPAAYTAFLLYADVVERGLGQWLEEMPCVGSCQLLFNKFWGWLNFPMFFFPCLIMISLYVKIFVVASRQAQQINSLSKSLAGAAKRERKAAKTLGIAVGVYLLCWLPFTIDTMVDSLLNFITPPLVFDLFIWLAYFNSACNPIIYVFSYRWFRKALKLILSREIFSLRTPTVDLYQE, from the coding sequence ATGAGTGTCGTCCTCAACCAAGATGCTGAAAAACACCCCATGACGTTCTGCTACCAGGTGAATGGGTCTTGTCCCAGGACGGTCCATCCCCTGGGCATCCAGGTGGCCATCTACCTGGCCTGTGCAGCAGGCGTGCTGATTACGGTCCTAGGAAATTTGTTTGTGGTGTTCGCTGTGTCCTACTTCAAAGCGCTTCACACTCCCACCAACTTCCTGCTGCTTTCCCTGGCCCTGGCTGACATGTTTCTGGGTCTGCTGGTGCTGCCCCTCAGCACCGTCCGCTCAGTAGAGAGCTGCTGGTTCTTCGGAGACTTCTTCTGCCGCCTGCACACCTACCTGGACACCCTCTTCTGCCTTACCTCCATCTTCCATCTCTGTTTCATTTCCATTGACCGCCACTGTGCCATCTGTGAGCCCCTGCTCTATCCCTCCAAGGTCACAGTCAGGGTGGCCCTCAGGTACATCCTGGCAGGGTGGGGGGTGCCAGCAGCATACACTGCCTTCTTACTCTACGCAGACGTGGTGGAGAGAGGGCTCGGCCAATGGCTGGAAGAGATGCCTTGTGTGGGCAGTTGTCAGCTGCTGTTCAATAAGTTTTGGGGCTGGTTAAACTTTCCTATGTTCTTCTTCCCCTGCCTCATCATGATCAGCTTGTATGTGAAGATCTTCGTGGTTGCTAGCAGGCAGGCTCAGCAGATCAACAGCTTAAGCAAAAGCCTGGCTGGGGCTGCCAAGCGTGAAAGAAAAGCTGCCAAGACCCTGGGCATCGCCGTGGGCGTGTACCTCTTGTGCTGGCTTCCTTTCACCATCGACACAATGGTCGACAGCCTCCTTAACTTCATCACGCCACCACTGGTCTTCGACCTCTTCATCTGGCTTGCTTACTTCAACTCAGCCTGCAACCCGATCATCTACGTCTTTTCCTACCGGTGGTTCAGGAAGGCACTGAAGCTCATCCTGAGTCGGGAGATCTTCTCACTGCGGACACCCACTGTCGATTTGTACCAAGAGTGA